In the genome of Chlamydomonas reinhardtii strain CC-503 cw92 mt+ chromosome 4, whole genome shotgun sequence, one region contains:
- a CDS encoding ribosomal protein L23, producing the protein MANKRKGGTSGNKFRMALGLPVAAVMNCADNTGAKNLYVISVVGWGSRLNKLPAAACGDMVMASVKKGKPDLRKKVTPAVVIRQRKPFRRKEGVYIYFEDNAGVIVNPKGEMKGSAITGPVAKECADLWPRIASAANSIV; encoded by the exons ATGGCGAACAAACGCAAGGGTGGCACGTCGGGTAACAAGTTCCGCATGGCCCTGGGTCTCCCAGTGGCCGCGGTCATGAACTGCGCCGACAACACGGGCGCCAAGAACCTGTACGTCATCTCGGTGgtcggctggggcagcaggctgaacaagctgcccgccgccgcctgcggcgacaTGGTCATGGCTTCCGTCAAGAAGGGCAAGCCCGATCTGCGCAAGAAGG TGACCCCGGCCGTGGTCATCCGCCAGCGCAAGCCCTTCCGCCGGAAGGAGGGTGTCTACATCTACTTCGAGGACAACGCTGGCGTCATCGTCAACCCCAAGGGTGAGATGAAGGGCTCGGCCATCACTGGCCCCGTGGCCAAGGAGTGCGCCGACCTGTGGCCCCGTATCGCCAGCGCGGCCAACTCGATCGTCTaa